A window of the Butyricimonas virosa genome harbors these coding sequences:
- a CDS encoding DUF4435 domain-containing protein, producing MYHPPVSKEKYYYHAAKRFMMDAQLLRCRAAIHVEDKDDIVFWSNIFKHFRPNDRFHFIAGSRNERGHETRGVTQCLKYVKYLNPKFFICIDSDYRYLLQEQGIDVKHYIFQTYTYSFENHHCYDKGLNELCYRITALPNNVFDFHQFLKEYSNIVYKLFLWHLYFLVADPKRFSIADFNELISFQWQRRPDIRQNGRHELNKLKGRIEQKLAQLRKNYPKANLSILEEKYQKMGLTPDTTYLFIRGHNIYDMVYMLNREVCKKVLRIAKDSYSGSQQPPHINLFGYRNSIDDQLKKNLHFGAYPAIRKIEEDIHLLF from the coding sequence ATGTATCATCCTCCCGTATCCAAAGAAAAATATTATTACCATGCAGCCAAACGTTTTATGATGGACGCCCAGCTCTTACGTTGTCGGGCAGCTATTCACGTGGAAGATAAAGACGATATTGTTTTCTGGAGTAATATTTTCAAACATTTTCGCCCGAATGATCGGTTTCATTTTATCGCGGGTTCCCGAAACGAACGGGGCCATGAAACCAGAGGCGTGACGCAATGTCTGAAATATGTCAAATATCTAAATCCGAAGTTTTTTATCTGTATTGACAGTGACTATCGCTATTTGCTGCAAGAACAAGGGATCGATGTCAAGCATTACATTTTCCAGACCTATACCTACTCTTTCGAAAACCATCATTGCTATGACAAAGGTTTGAACGAACTATGCTACCGGATCACAGCCCTGCCTAACAACGTGTTCGACTTCCATCAATTTCTGAAAGAGTATTCGAATATCGTGTACAAATTATTCCTGTGGCATCTTTATTTCTTGGTGGCAGATCCCAAACGGTTCTCGATCGCTGATTTCAACGAACTGATTTCATTTCAATGGCAACGTCGACCGGACATCCGCCAAAACGGACGCCACGAGTTAAACAAGTTGAAAGGACGGATCGAACAAAAACTTGCCCAACTCCGGAAGAATTATCCTAAAGCGAACCTTTCTATACTAGAAGAAAAGTACCAAAAAATGGGACTAACCCCAGACACCACGTATCTTTTTATCCGGGGGCATAATATTTACGATATGGTTTATATGTTGAACCGGGAAGTTTGTAAAAAAGTACTACGGATCGCGAAAGATTCGTATTCCGGTTCACAACAACCGCCCCATATCAACCTTTTCGGTTATCGAAATAGTATTGACGATCAACTAAAAAAGAATTTACATTTCGGGGCTTATCCTGCCATTCGCAAGATAGAAGAAGATATTCACCTTCTCTTTTAG
- a CDS encoding carboxypeptidase-like regulatory domain-containing protein yields MKRIDDIKEYLHGNRKGKAANHMEREALSDPFLYEALEGLTSTPGDPIDGLIRLERQLNERARSSRKQKRVWMYVAASLAVLLACGTWWFTRQEKTFDVPMMTVAQLSDSVKTKEKERLTLESEKAIDLSDETDSLTVRSNDKRQLPHSADEVVRRKDSVREMVMEELADQEISLASVQMEDTSRLTTQKMKVINNHVSGTITDGKGNPLPGVTVILSGSTIGGVSDGNGHFSLELPASEGVLAFSFVGMKSRNVLVKAGDKLQVKMEEDTEGMDEVVVTGYGVAKKREVEMSNVKIRGTSTVSGQPNVLLDTLVSKDDISHFNQYMKKALRYPKADLDSNKMGTVTLSFELNRKKVPSRIRIEDGFSKESNKEVIRLLAEGPKWENTPSGRRIQVHIHFTIGKNGESHKAILIVLPSGVKRKP; encoded by the coding sequence ATGAAACGGATTGACGACATAAAAGAATACCTGCATGGCAACCGGAAGGGAAAGGCTGCTAACCATATGGAGCGGGAGGCGTTGTCCGATCCGTTCTTGTACGAGGCGTTGGAAGGGTTGACTTCAACTCCCGGAGACCCGATTGATGGCTTGATTCGTTTGGAACGCCAGTTAAACGAACGAGCCCGTTCTTCTCGTAAACAGAAGCGGGTATGGATGTATGTTGCGGCCTCGTTAGCAGTTTTATTGGCTTGTGGGACATGGTGGTTTACCCGGCAGGAGAAAACTTTTGATGTACCCATGATGACGGTTGCCCAATTATCAGATTCGGTGAAGACTAAAGAGAAAGAGAGACTGACACTTGAAAGTGAAAAAGCGATAGATTTGTCCGATGAAACGGATTCTTTAACGGTACGTTCAAACGATAAAAGACAGTTGCCACACTCGGCTGACGAAGTGGTAAGAAGAAAGGATTCTGTACGGGAGATGGTGATGGAAGAGCTTGCTGATCAGGAAATTTCTTTGGCAAGTGTTCAAATGGAAGATACTTCCCGACTGACAACCCAGAAAATGAAAGTAATCAACAATCACGTGTCGGGTACGATAACGGATGGAAAGGGCAATCCTTTACCGGGAGTGACTGTAATTCTTTCCGGTTCCACGATAGGGGGTGTTTCAGATGGTAACGGGCACTTTAGTTTGGAACTTCCTGCATCAGAGGGGGTACTTGCTTTTTCTTTTGTCGGGATGAAATCTCGGAATGTTTTGGTTAAGGCGGGGGATAAATTGCAAGTGAAGATGGAAGAAGATACGGAAGGTATGGATGAGGTTGTTGTTACCGGTTATGGTGTTGCCAAAAAACGGGAGGTCGAAATGTCTAATGTGAAAATACGGGGGACTTCTACTGTTTCCGGTCAACCCAATGTCCTGCTTGATACACTGGTATCTAAAGATGATATTTCCCATTTCAATCAATATATGAAAAAAGCTTTGCGTTATCCGAAGGCAGACTTGGATTCAAATAAAATGGGGACGGTTACACTCTCGTTTGAATTGAATCGGAAAAAAGTCCCTAGCCGGATCCGAATAGAAGATGGGTTTTCGAAGGAGAGCAATAAAGAAGTTATCCGATTGCTGGCCGAGGGACCTAAATGGGAAAACACGCCATCCGGTAGGCGAATACAAGTCCATATCCATTTTACGATCGGAAAGAATGGCGAATCTCATAAAGCCATCTTGATCGTGTTGCCTTCCGGGGTTAAACGAAAACCCTAA
- a CDS encoding AAA family ATPase, with amino-acid sequence MKANKIQKIEIRNIWGKYNFRWENLNPDVNILTGINGSGKTTFFNIIDALLSADIKRLKLYNIEAEVTIDETMISFRKDSTLASVKQKLNGVNYLKISTFDVPIRDRRKMGKEDSPLLSELKEIVYSVGENNNSFSDYRLRATNFPDQAEKINRRIRKFYDTVNHLFAGTGKTIEIDPMTNQLVFRDGNEIIHLYKLSSGEKQLLIILLRVFLMDEQPYILLMDEPEISLHIEWQYRLFEEIQKLNPHCQIITSTHSPSLFGDGWGDKLVFIEDLLI; translated from the coding sequence ATGAAAGCGAACAAGATTCAGAAAATAGAGATCCGCAATATATGGGGAAAATATAATTTCCGGTGGGAAAATCTCAATCCCGACGTGAATATCCTAACAGGTATTAATGGAAGCGGAAAAACCACATTTTTCAATATCATTGATGCCTTGCTTTCTGCAGACATCAAACGTCTGAAATTGTACAATATCGAAGCAGAAGTTACCATTGATGAAACCATGATCAGTTTTCGGAAAGACAGTACCCTAGCTTCCGTAAAACAAAAACTTAACGGGGTAAATTACCTAAAGATAAGCACCTTTGATGTACCAATCCGTGATCGACGAAAAATGGGTAAAGAGGACAGCCCATTGCTCAGTGAACTGAAAGAAATTGTGTATAGCGTGGGGGAGAACAACAACTCGTTTTCCGATTATCGCCTCCGGGCCACAAATTTCCCGGACCAAGCGGAAAAGATCAATCGCCGAATACGCAAATTCTACGATACCGTAAATCACTTATTTGCCGGGACAGGAAAAACCATTGAAATCGACCCGATGACAAATCAGTTAGTATTCCGAGATGGTAACGAAATCATTCACCTATATAAACTTTCTTCCGGAGAAAAGCAGCTGCTCATCATCTTATTACGCGTATTCCTCATGGATGAGCAACCGTACATCCTGCTTATGGATGAGCCGGAAATCTCGTTGCACATCGAATGGCAATACCGTCTTTTTGAAGAAATTCAAAAACTGAACCCACATTGTCAAATCATCACCTCAACTCACTCCCCGAGCTTATTCGGTGATGGCTGGGGCGATAAATTGGTATTTATCGAAGACTTATTAATTTAA
- a CDS encoding vWA domain-containing protein has protein sequence MKTSSFLKKIAWGLVIFIGLSNAVSAQKIQVNGKVMLAADSSALPGVTIRIKNTNIGVVSNSQGNYTIQANIGDTLHFSFIGLEIQNIPVKERKLNVYLKEDEMVMEEATIVTGYGVTHHESAKFKLHSGMRIRGGAMPLAYTQNTEEYNKFAANRFLPALNEPLSTFSIDVDNAAYSNVRRFINQGTFPPVDAIRTEEFLNYFTYNYPAPQEKDPVSITTEVSNAPWNTQHKLVHIGIKAKEVSTDNLPASNLVFLIDVSGSMSDANKLPLLKSSLKLLVKQLRPQDRVAIVTYANHTKEVLASTPGSDKAKILDAIDGLYASGGTAGGDGIQRAYRVAESNFTKGGNNRIILATDGDFNIGISSPRELEKMIETKRTSGIYLTVLGFGMGNYKDNRMQVLAEKGNGNHAYIDNLTEAKKVLVNEFGGTLFTVAKDVKIQVEFNPAKVQAYRLIGYESRLLEAKDFNDDTKDAGEMGAGHSVTALYEIIPVGVKSNFAPNIDPLKYQKTEKNEKKMLTDSPELLTVKLRYKQPDSHKSSKMEVTVIDNNTPIKKSSENFRFSAAVAGFGMLLQNSDYKNNFTFDDVIDLAKQATNYDPEGYRKEFIRLVESAALLK, from the coding sequence ATGAAAACAAGTAGCTTTCTAAAAAAAATTGCATGGGGATTAGTTATATTTATTGGATTATCCAATGCTGTCTCAGCCCAAAAAATCCAAGTAAACGGTAAGGTAATGCTTGCCGCAGACAGTTCGGCATTACCCGGGGTCACCATTCGCATTAAGAACACGAATATAGGTGTAGTCTCCAATTCACAGGGAAATTACACGATACAGGCAAATATCGGAGATACCCTACATTTCAGTTTTATCGGGTTAGAAATTCAAAATATCCCGGTAAAAGAGAGAAAATTAAATGTCTATCTAAAAGAGGACGAAATGGTCATGGAAGAAGCAACCATTGTTACCGGATACGGAGTCACTCATCATGAAAGTGCCAAATTTAAACTCCATTCCGGAATGCGTATTCGTGGAGGAGCCATGCCATTAGCTTACACACAAAACACGGAAGAGTATAATAAATTTGCCGCAAATCGTTTCCTGCCGGCATTAAACGAACCTCTTTCCACGTTCTCAATCGATGTGGACAATGCAGCTTATTCTAATGTACGACGCTTTATTAATCAAGGGACTTTTCCTCCGGTTGATGCCATACGCACGGAAGAGTTCTTGAATTATTTCACCTATAACTATCCCGCTCCACAGGAGAAAGACCCGGTAAGTATTACCACCGAGGTTTCCAACGCCCCGTGGAACACGCAACACAAGTTGGTACACATCGGAATCAAAGCAAAAGAAGTTTCCACGGATAATCTTCCCGCTTCCAATCTTGTATTCTTGATTGACGTGTCCGGTTCCATGAGTGACGCAAATAAACTCCCGTTGTTGAAATCCTCCTTGAAATTACTCGTGAAACAACTTCGTCCTCAAGACCGGGTAGCGATTGTCACTTATGCGAACCACACGAAAGAGGTACTTGCCTCTACCCCAGGAAGTGACAAAGCTAAAATTCTAGATGCAATCGACGGATTATATGCTAGTGGTGGCACTGCCGGTGGAGATGGAATACAACGAGCCTACCGGGTTGCCGAGAGTAATTTCACAAAAGGAGGTAATAATCGTATCATTCTAGCAACCGACGGGGATTTCAATATCGGGATTTCTTCACCTAGAGAACTGGAAAAGATGATTGAAACAAAACGAACCTCCGGTATATACCTGACAGTTTTAGGTTTCGGGATGGGAAATTATAAAGATAACCGAATGCAGGTTCTCGCCGAGAAAGGAAACGGGAATCACGCTTACATTGACAACTTGACAGAGGCGAAGAAAGTATTAGTGAATGAATTCGGTGGAACCCTTTTCACGGTTGCTAAAGACGTGAAGATTCAAGTGGAATTCAATCCCGCCAAGGTTCAAGCCTATCGCTTGATCGGCTATGAAAGCCGCCTGCTAGAAGCAAAAGATTTCAATGATGACACGAAAGATGCCGGAGAAATGGGAGCCGGACATAGTGTTACCGCCTTGTACGAGATCATTCCGGTTGGTGTTAAAAGTAATTTTGCTCCAAACATCGACCCCCTAAAATACCAGAAAACCGAGAAGAATGAAAAGAAAATGTTAACAGACAGCCCGGAACTACTGACCGTGAAACTTCGCTACAAACAACCGGATTCGCATAAAAGTTCTAAAATGGAAGTAACTGTTATTGACAATAATACCCCGATAAAAAAGAGTTCCGAGAATTTCCGATTCTCTGCCGCCGTTGCCGGATTCGGAATGTTATTACAAAATTCGGACTACAAGAATAATTTTACATTCGACGACGTTATCGACCTCGCCAAACAAGCCACGAATTACGATCCGGAAGGGTATAGGAAAGAGTTTATCCGACTGGTTGAAAGTGCCGCCTTACTAAAATGA
- a CDS encoding TrkH family potassium uptake protein: MFSVELRYRARKIYRSVKQIVELVSNVLLFLASFLAIILVIYRFGFDMPADYSHEIYYTYRAIIRLFVVLGLLRFLFNFRLLRAEKGFWIEVLVLLFLFALTLFSKHFDRPDFEATNPFLFKVERILTYGVVLLLSIIQLSKQLFVVLRSRVKAEVLFAASFLFIILFGAVLLRLPNATYEGISFTDALFTSTSAVCVTGLTVVDTGTTFTLTGQVVLLMLIQVGGIGVMTFTSFFAMSFLSGTSFHDQFMMKNLLNEASLSDIFRTVVYIILTTFIIEGIGVYLVYVQVQDVVGIDNKLFFALFHGVSAFCNAGFSTLPGNLYDPLIRHLYGLQVILAFLIIFGGIGFPILFNYGRLLHYGIRNKIKCLLGMNYKVVYEPRIVSTTTRIVLPTTLILLVVGTALFWIFENHNVLDGMSFTGKFATSFMAAVTPRTAGFNNVNMPMLHVPTILLTIALMWIGAAPMSTGGGIKVTTFVIALKNIWANLLGNDRVVIAHRQLTRENVNRAHSIIMLSILWIILAVFVIVVLEPKATLTQAVFEIVSALGTVGLTLDLTPHLCVASKMVVALTMFVGRVGLITLLACFIRHQEVKLYTYPDETVIV; this comes from the coding sequence ATGTTTTCAGTGGAACTTCGTTATCGGGCGAGAAAAATTTATAGGTCTGTAAAACAGATTGTCGAGCTGGTAAGTAATGTGTTGTTATTTCTGGCCTCTTTTCTTGCGATTATTTTAGTCATTTATCGCTTCGGCTTTGATATGCCGGCTGATTATTCTCATGAGATATATTATACCTATCGGGCTATCATACGCCTTTTCGTGGTTCTTGGTTTGTTGCGGTTTTTGTTTAATTTCAGGCTACTACGAGCGGAAAAAGGATTCTGGATAGAAGTGTTGGTATTACTTTTTCTGTTTGCCTTGACCTTGTTTTCCAAACATTTTGACCGACCGGATTTCGAGGCAACCAATCCCTTTCTTTTCAAAGTCGAACGGATTCTGACGTATGGCGTGGTATTACTATTGAGTATCATACAACTTTCGAAACAGCTATTTGTTGTCCTACGAAGTCGGGTAAAAGCGGAAGTTCTTTTTGCCGCGAGTTTTTTGTTCATCATCTTGTTCGGGGCAGTCTTACTGAGATTACCTAATGCCACGTACGAGGGGATTAGCTTCACGGATGCCTTATTTACCTCGACAAGTGCCGTGTGTGTGACCGGGTTGACCGTCGTTGATACTGGAACCACCTTCACGTTGACCGGGCAGGTCGTGCTACTCATGTTGATTCAGGTCGGGGGAATCGGAGTGATGACTTTTACCAGCTTTTTTGCCATGTCATTTTTGAGCGGGACTTCTTTTCATGATCAGTTCATGATGAAAAATCTGTTGAATGAGGCCTCTTTGAGCGATATTTTCCGGACGGTCGTGTACATCATCCTAACTACGTTTATCATTGAGGGGATAGGTGTTTACCTTGTCTATGTGCAAGTACAAGATGTGGTGGGAATTGACAATAAACTCTTTTTTGCCCTGTTTCATGGCGTTTCGGCTTTCTGTAATGCGGGATTCTCCACGTTGCCGGGTAATCTCTATGATCCTTTGATCAGGCATTTGTATGGCTTGCAGGTTATTCTGGCTTTTTTGATTATATTTGGTGGTATCGGATTCCCGATCTTGTTCAATTACGGGCGGCTCCTGCATTACGGTATTCGGAATAAGATCAAATGCTTGTTGGGAATGAATTACAAGGTGGTTTACGAACCCCGTATCGTGAGTACGACAACGCGTATCGTGCTACCGACCACTTTAATCTTACTTGTTGTGGGTACGGCCTTGTTCTGGATATTTGAAAATCATAACGTGTTGGATGGAATGTCATTTACGGGAAAATTTGCCACTTCTTTTATGGCAGCCGTCACCCCTCGTACAGCAGGTTTTAACAACGTGAATATGCCCATGCTGCACGTTCCGACAATCCTTCTCACGATTGCCTTAATGTGGATTGGTGCGGCTCCGATGTCCACGGGAGGTGGTATCAAGGTGACTACCTTCGTGATTGCCTTAAAAAATATATGGGCGAATCTCCTGGGGAACGATCGGGTTGTCATCGCGCATCGTCAATTAACTCGGGAGAACGTGAACCGGGCACATTCAATCATCATGCTTTCTATCCTGTGGATCATTCTGGCTGTTTTTGTTATCGTGGTTTTAGAACCGAAGGCAACCTTGACTCAGGCTGTTTTTGAGATTGTTTCAGCTTTGGGAACGGTGGGTTTGACTTTGGATTTGACACCCCATTTATGCGTGGCAAGTAAAATGGTCGTTGCTCTCACTATGTTTGTCGGTCGTGTAGGTTTAATCACCCTTTTGGCTTGTTTCATTCGTCATCAGGAAGTAAAACTTTACACGTATCCCGATGAAACCGTAATCGTTTAA
- a CDS encoding DMT family protein, whose product MQGLYAILLLIVSNVFMTFAWYGHLKLQEMKWIDNWPLFGVILFSWSIALFEYCAQVPANRLGFIGNGGPFSLMQLKVVQEVITLTIFIIFSMLFFKGVTFQWNHLAACVCLVLAVYFVFMK is encoded by the coding sequence ATGCAAGGACTTTATGCGATATTATTATTGATCGTTTCAAACGTGTTCATGACTTTTGCCTGGTATGGCCATTTGAAATTACAAGAAATGAAATGGATTGACAACTGGCCTCTCTTCGGGGTAATCCTGTTTTCGTGGAGTATCGCTTTATTCGAATATTGTGCCCAGGTTCCGGCTAATCGCTTGGGATTCATTGGAAACGGGGGACCTTTTTCCCTGATGCAGTTAAAGGTGGTTCAGGAAGTGATTACGTTAACCATCTTCATTATTTTCTCCATGCTTTTCTTCAAAGGCGTAACTTTTCAATGGAATCACTTGGCTGCTTGTGTTTGTTTGGTGCTGGCTGTTTACTTTGTATTTATGAAATAA
- a CDS encoding LruC domain-containing protein has product MNNYKYVCTLLLGWIMCIVLFSACKKDVYAPNKNEPAEDVFDFATTVDKKLDIDYGMKGNKAVFEVFTEDPIVIENGKAKKKENVKSILKAYTDNACKYSGIVNLPTACTKIYLYSENYILPTSVEIEVDNSDIKFNLEDYKDHLRSSTSQSTSQSIAANKSLSRVNSANNPYNIQFLGGYNTNGLPDYILGEIHNGELYPMPAVIPEGLVNRLNNILVAQDNSHLAVSTKVINTNIVKDARIKLTFLGEAAAYRNVIGYYYYNTKNPPSGEELEFQPKYVAFPNCSTWGWDAGITDNYMPPLYPGYQIQLKYFDKNGKESDIFPAGTTIGWFMLPDAFEVGSSGGNKVNLMSPRHGIRYSNNEFNYDGKSVCISLYDEKSKTTVNGFEDGGDNDYRDVLFYLNSTPEEAIYDPNKPTTDPDEEYPPLESDPLEGTLVFEDLWPSQGDYDMNDVVLTYHTVFTTDKDNKITGIKDIFTPIHSGGVLKSAFGYQLDMDKNNISNVKIDNASSTAIQNSGMEVNQELPTFMLFDDIQQAVKNGPITVVLELKGNKTIHEISRKKLYNPFICVNTKGFNATSKEARREIHLTNYPPPPFANLSFFGRNNDKSSLDKGGNPIGPNYYVAEDNYPFAIDLPITDYQIPDESVKIDKFYPEFSKWAKSKGVENPNWYRFPTHK; this is encoded by the coding sequence ATGAATAATTACAAGTATGTATGCACGTTGCTACTAGGATGGATAATGTGCATTGTATTGTTTTCAGCCTGCAAAAAGGATGTTTACGCTCCAAACAAAAATGAACCGGCAGAAGATGTTTTTGATTTTGCTACCACGGTTGATAAAAAACTGGACATTGATTACGGCATGAAAGGTAACAAAGCCGTATTCGAGGTGTTTACCGAAGATCCCATTGTCATAGAAAATGGAAAAGCTAAGAAAAAAGAAAATGTAAAGTCCATTTTAAAAGCTTACACGGACAATGCTTGCAAATATTCCGGTATTGTAAATCTCCCGACAGCCTGCACTAAAATCTATCTTTACTCGGAAAATTATATTTTACCGACCAGCGTGGAAATAGAAGTTGACAACTCGGATATTAAATTCAATTTAGAGGATTATAAAGATCACCTTCGTTCGTCCACATCACAATCCACCTCTCAATCCATAGCCGCAAACAAAAGTTTGTCCAGAGTGAACTCGGCAAACAACCCGTACAATATCCAATTTCTCGGGGGATATAATACTAATGGATTACCAGATTATATTCTAGGTGAAATACACAATGGAGAACTGTACCCGATGCCTGCTGTCATCCCTGAAGGGCTAGTAAATCGCCTAAACAACATTTTAGTAGCTCAGGATAATTCACACCTGGCCGTATCAACAAAAGTCATCAACACAAATATCGTGAAAGATGCAAGAATCAAACTGACATTTCTAGGAGAAGCTGCCGCTTACCGGAATGTTATCGGCTACTATTATTACAATACAAAAAATCCTCCAAGCGGGGAAGAATTAGAATTCCAACCTAAATATGTCGCTTTCCCAAATTGTTCTACCTGGGGATGGGATGCAGGAATCACAGACAATTATATGCCCCCGTTATATCCCGGCTACCAGATACAACTTAAATATTTTGACAAAAACGGAAAAGAGAGCGATATATTCCCGGCAGGAACCACCATCGGATGGTTTATGTTACCCGACGCATTTGAAGTCGGATCATCCGGCGGCAACAAAGTCAATCTCATGAGTCCTAGGCACGGAATCAGGTACTCCAATAATGAATTCAATTATGATGGCAAAAGCGTTTGCATAAGCCTGTATGACGAAAAAAGCAAAACCACGGTAAACGGCTTCGAAGATGGTGGTGACAATGACTACAGGGATGTTCTATTTTACCTGAACTCCACACCGGAAGAAGCCATTTATGACCCGAACAAACCAACAACCGACCCGGATGAAGAATACCCTCCCCTTGAAAGCGACCCGCTAGAAGGTACATTGGTATTTGAAGATTTATGGCCCAGCCAAGGAGATTATGACATGAATGACGTTGTCCTTACGTACCATACGGTTTTCACTACCGATAAAGATAATAAAATCACGGGGATCAAAGACATATTTACTCCGATCCATTCCGGAGGGGTTTTAAAAAGTGCTTTTGGCTACCAGCTAGATATGGACAAAAATAATATCAGCAATGTCAAGATCGATAACGCATCATCAACAGCCATTCAGAATAGTGGTATGGAAGTTAACCAGGAGCTACCGACATTCATGTTGTTCGATGATATCCAGCAAGCCGTTAAAAATGGTCCGATAACTGTTGTCCTCGAATTGAAGGGGAACAAAACGATACATGAAATCTCAAGGAAAAAACTCTACAACCCATTCATCTGTGTCAACACCAAAGGTTTTAACGCAACAAGCAAAGAGGCTCGTCGGGAAATCCATCTCACGAACTATCCCCCGCCCCCGTTTGCCAATTTATCATTCTTCGGACGTAATAATGATAAAAGCTCATTGGATAAAGGAGGAAATCCTATCGGCCCCAATTACTATGTCGCCGAAGATAATTATCCCTTCGCAATAGATCTTCCTATCACGGATTACCAAATACCGGACGAAAGTGTAAAAATTGACAAGTTCTACCCGGAGTTCAGCAAATGGGCAAAAAGTAAGGGTGTAGAAAATCCTAATTGGTATAGATTCCCGACCCATAAATAA
- a CDS encoding DUF4163 domain-containing protein: MKSTLIMAVIMAFAFMGCQPKIQDLSVKSEKVTANSENWDITVNRSMFSSADANVNKSCEVLNKKIEKFVNDLQDSLKSDANEFFQSWQGTGEERPAWIYELQVGDSVFMANDQYVSVRLMVYTFTGGAHGITNFYTFNYDVQNQKFLTNQEILNYTNETQINAQLKANFKNPEGCFTTEPTLKDVTVVNFNKTSVCFTYGQYILGAYACGVAEVNVPRTALKNDLLIK; this comes from the coding sequence ATGAAGAGTACACTAATTATGGCTGTTATTATGGCATTTGCTTTTATGGGATGCCAGCCGAAGATTCAGGATTTAAGCGTGAAAAGTGAAAAGGTTACGGCGAATTCAGAGAATTGGGACATCACGGTAAATCGTTCCATGTTCTCGTCTGCTGATGCGAATGTGAACAAGAGCTGCGAGGTTTTGAACAAGAAAATTGAGAAGTTCGTAAATGACTTGCAGGATAGTTTGAAGAGTGATGCGAACGAGTTTTTCCAGTCATGGCAAGGGACCGGGGAAGAACGTCCTGCATGGATATACGAATTGCAAGTGGGAGATAGCGTATTTATGGCAAATGACCAGTACGTGAGTGTACGTTTGATGGTTTACACTTTCACTGGAGGTGCGCATGGAATAACGAATTTCTACACGTTCAACTATGATGTACAAAATCAGAAGTTCTTGACCAATCAGGAGATTTTGAATTATACTAACGAGACACAGATAAATGCTCAGTTGAAGGCGAATTTCAAGAATCCGGAAGGTTGTTTTACAACAGAACCAACGTTGAAAGATGTGACGGTTGTTAACTTTAATAAAACCTCAGTTTGTTTCACCTATGGTCAATATATTCTGGGTGCTTACGCTTGTGGGGTGGCTGAAGTGAACGTTCCCCGGACGGCGTTGAAAAACGATTTATTGATTAAATAA
- a CDS encoding RNA polymerase sigma factor codes for MTRGQENITDEELLKRYCDSGDLVYFVEAYKRYMPLMYGVALKYLKRPEDAQDAVMQLFEELIVKVKAVEIQSFKAWLYTCIRNNCLMEIRKKSKNLSISLDDSFMEFCDDFHLTFVNEKENREKSLRECVEGLPERQRVSVKYFFLDELSYKEVEERTGFSSKMVKSFIQNGKRNLKLCLQRKGITSNETD; via the coding sequence GTGACGCGAGGTCAGGAGAACATAACGGATGAAGAACTGCTGAAAAGATATTGTGACAGTGGTGACTTGGTGTATTTCGTGGAAGCTTATAAAAGATACATGCCTTTGATGTACGGGGTAGCCTTAAAGTATCTGAAGCGACCGGAAGATGCACAAGATGCCGTTATGCAATTATTCGAAGAATTGATTGTAAAGGTAAAAGCGGTAGAGATACAATCATTTAAAGCTTGGCTATATACCTGTATTCGCAATAATTGCTTGATGGAAATTCGGAAAAAGAGTAAAAATTTATCTATTTCTTTAGACGATTCTTTTATGGAATTTTGCGACGATTTTCATCTTACATTTGTAAATGAGAAGGAAAATCGGGAGAAATCGTTACGGGAATGTGTTGAGGGATTACCTGAAAGGCAACGTGTCAGCGTGAAATATTTCTTCTTAGATGAACTTTCGTACAAGGAAGTGGAAGAACGCACGGGTTTTTCTTCGAAAATGGTAAAGAGTTTTATACAGAATGGTAAACGGAATTTGAAATTGTGTTTGCAACGTAAAGGAATAACATCAAATGAAACGGATTGA